From the genome of Pseudocalidococcus azoricus BACA0444:
CCCCTTGGGTAAACCGTACCGTTTGCATCCGTTTGACAATCAGATCCAGGGCTGTATCCCAACTAATCCGTTGAAAGGGTTGATCCAAACGTTCTCGCCATAGGGGATAGAGCAATCGCTGTTGATCCACAGATTCGAGAATGGTTGCCCCTTTGACACAAATCATCCCCTGACTCGATGGATGCTCCCGATCGCCTCGGACTTTATAGCCTGTGGCAGATTGAGCATTTGGAACCGCTTCCAGGCCACAACCGACACCACAGTAGGGGCAAAGCGTTGAAACATTAGTTGGGGGGTTAATTGGGTCTGGCTTATTCGCCCTAGATGATGATTGAGTCTCTCGGACTAAAAGCTGTTGACAGGGAATGACCTCGGCAATTTGGTGGGGCTGGGCTTGATGGTAAACCTTAACTTCATCATCTGGATTGGCCCAAAACAAGGTTTGTTGTCCGGGGAAGATCACCCGCTCCCAGGCCCCATCCTGCACTAACCGGATTACCTGTAATTCTTCAGTGGCATTGCGGTAATAACAGAGGTGCGGCGGCGTTTGGACTGCCAAGGTGGCCTGGGTCGGGAAGTCATTCATCTTCTTACAGTTCCCTAATCAGAAGAATGGGTTAAAACTACGGAATCTGCTTCCAGGCCTAGGGCTAACTCTTCCCCTTCATGGTGACTAGCAAAGGAGCCTTTGGGTTCTTTCAAGAAGAAGGCACAGAGGAATGTGACAATTAAGGCGGTTACACCGAGGGTTTGGAAGAAAATTTGATTGCCCGCTGCCCCTTCCGGTAACAAGCTATAGAGCGTCAGATAACACACTGCCCCAACATTGCCATAGGCCCCGACATTTCCGGCAATCTGCCCCGTCACCCGACGTTTAATCAATGGCACAATCGCAAAGGTAGAACCCTCCCCGGCCTGGACAAAGAAGGAACACGCCATCGTTACCAAAATTGCAAACGGCAGCCAGGAACCACTATTTTGTCCGGCCATGACCAAATAGCCGATGCCCATGCCCCCCGTCAACACAGACATTGTCCATTTACGACTGCCAAGCCGATCCGAAATAATTCCCCCACCCGGCCGGGCCATCAAATTCATAAAGGCATAGCTGGCGGCAATCATCCCGGCATGGGACTTAGACAGACTAAAGGTGAGTTCAAAAAAGGCTGGCAACATGGAAACGACGGCCAACTCTGAACCAAAGTTAACAAAATAGGTCAAGTTCAATAACGCAACTTGGTTAAACCGATAGCGGTCGCTGGCTGGGTATTGTCTCTTTTCCGTAAATAAGGCCCGATTTACATCCCAACATTTGTAGGCCTGGAACCCATACAGCACCACCAGGCCCAGCCAAATGAGTTCCATAAATCCCATATTAATCAAGCCAATTTTTTCTAACCGCCAGGCCAGTAATCCCAGCACACCGACTAAGGGGATATTGCAGACCAACATTAACCAAAAGTCCCGGACACTGGTTACTTCCAGGCCACCATGCCGACTTGGTTTTTGATAGGTTTTGCCCGTTGGGGTGTCTTGGGCCGAGAAGAAGTAAATCACGCCGTAGATCGCCGCAGCAATCCCCGTCAACGCAATGGTGAGCCGCCAGTTTCCTTGACCACCGGATAAAAATGAGAGGCCCAAGGCAATTGAGGGCAAGGTAAAGGCCGCCGCCGCCGAACCAAAGTTTCCCCAACCGCCATAAACGCCTTCCGCAAAACCAATTTCTTTGGGCGGAAACCACTCAGCCACCATCCGAATCCCAATCACAAACCCGGCCCCGACAATGCTCAAGAGCAAGCGACTCATCACCAACCAGCTAAAGTCATTGGCCATGGCAAACATGAAACAGGGAATCGCCGAAAACACCAACAAACAACTGTAGGTAATCTTGGGGCCAAACCGATCTAAGACCATGCCAATGATGATCCGGGCCGGAACCGTCAAGGCGACATTACAAATGG
Proteins encoded in this window:
- a CDS encoding MFS transporter, translating into MLHPILSFRDRYRILHLTWFAFFLTFVVWFNFAPLATMVQEDLGLSTGQIRTLAICNVALTVPARIIIGMVLDRFGPKITYSCLLVFSAIPCFMFAMANDFSWLVMSRLLLSIVGAGFVIGIRMVAEWFPPKEIGFAEGVYGGWGNFGSAAAAFTLPSIALGLSFLSGGQGNWRLTIALTGIAAAIYGVIYFFSAQDTPTGKTYQKPSRHGGLEVTSVRDFWLMLVCNIPLVGVLGLLAWRLEKIGLINMGFMELIWLGLVVLYGFQAYKCWDVNRALFTEKRQYPASDRYRFNQVALLNLTYFVNFGSELAVVSMLPAFFELTFSLSKSHAGMIAASYAFMNLMARPGGGIISDRLGSRKWTMSVLTGGMGIGYLVMAGQNSGSWLPFAILVTMACSFFVQAGEGSTFAIVPLIKRRVTGQIAGNVGAYGNVGAVCYLTLYSLLPEGAAGNQIFFQTLGVTALIVTFLCAFFLKEPKGSFASHHEGEELALGLEADSVVLTHSSD